One genomic region from Quercus robur chromosome 4, dhQueRobu3.1, whole genome shotgun sequence encodes:
- the LOC126723837 gene encoding putative disease resistance RPP13-like protein 1 isoform X5: MAELFLGAFLQVLFDRLAPRELISLVFRESVKKKLEKWRQTLLVIQMVLKDAEEKQLTDADVKRWLEAIRDLAYDLEDLFDDFAIEAMQRKLKAQPESSSPASMVRSLVPTRFTPSAVKFNLKMKFEIEKISNRLKEITLQKDRLGLKDGGMSVKIWKRPSSTSVPYGPVIGRDEDRKKIIELILKDEQTDDANFQVISIVGMAGVGKTTLARLVYNDEEVNHFNPRAWICVSDDFDVMMVTKALLESVTTQPCHLKELNEVQVKLASELEGKKFLLVLDDLWNENYGLWEALLPPFRAGAAGSRIIVTTRNASVGRVMGAVQSYNLEFISDNDCWAIFVQHSLMNENVGRPGNSGLIRERILERCRGLPLAARTLGGLFRGKELDEWEDIMNSKLWSSSNMGSDIFPILRLSYHHLPHHLKRCFAYCSLFPRDYEFEEKQLILLWMAEGLIYQAEGDKPMEDLGGEYFRDLLSRSFFQQASSNKSRFAMHDLISDLAQWVAGISYFRLETKLEGNERSKVSSKARHFSFLGSRYDGAKKFEVISEFKHLRTFLPLMAPYVGYSYLSYHIINQLLPKLQSLRVLSLSGYRIVYLPDTIGELEHLRYLDLSRTQLRSLPASISTLYNLQTLLLENCTSLKFLPPDFGKLFNLRHLNIFGSNLLEGMPLSIGNLTSLQTLSNFVVGKADSFCVIRELGPLVHLRGTLCISKLENVTKAQEARDSYLYGKQDINEVVMEWSSNLNESQDEETQLEVLNMLQPNVKLKELTVKCYGGTKFPTWIGDPSFSNLVLLRFENCDNCNSLPPVGQLPFLKDLLIKGMAGVKSVGREFYGESCSRPFQSLETLHFENMPRWEKWIPLGVNEAFACLRKLSIIRCHNLVRKLPNHLPSLKKLVIHGCWNLVVSVSNLPMLCVLAIEGCKRVECESSVGFGSPYSMAFSKISEFGNATAGLMHGVSKVEYLKIVDSEKLTTLWEKIPEGLHRLKFLRELSIEDCPTLVSFPASGFPSMLKVIQIKSCSGLKSLLPEGTLHSRENACLEKLCVVRCDSMKSITRGQLPTTLKRLEISHCMNLQCVLDEGEGFSSSSVMHDEDINNRSKTHLQYLDIKSCPSLTTLTSSGKLPATLTHLLLRECPKLMCLSSTGKLPAALQHLEIQSLSKLQKIAERLHQNTSLECIRIWNCHGLKSFPEDLHNLSKLRQFQIFWCQIFSSFPAAGLPSNLRVLGIKNCKNLKALPNGMRNLTSLQKLDISNRLDSLPSPQEGLPTNLIELNMNDLKLYKPMFEWGLQQLTSLIKLSIHGECLDVDSFPGERKNGVMILLPNSLSILCISYFQNLECLSPRGFQNLTSLNQLKIYNCLKLTSLPKEGLPPSLSQLEIRNCPLLSQHCNNEKGQEWSKIAHIPCVLIDNKFIHETVTTDSFTTQLNR; encoded by the exons ATGGCAGAGTTGTTTCTTGGAGCATTTCTTCAAGTGCTGTTTGATAGGTTGGCACCCCGTGAGTTGATAAGCTTGGTGTTCAGGGAAAGTGTCAAGAAGAAGCTGGAGAAATGGAGGCAAACCCTGTTGGTAATTCAGATGGTTCTTAAAGATGCTGAGGAGAAGCAACTGACAGATGCGGATGTGAAGCGATGGCTGGAAGCTATCAGAGATTTGGCTTATGATCTTGAAGActtatttgatgattttgccATCGAAGCTATGCAGCGCAAGTTGAAGGCACAACCTGAGTCTAGTAGCCCAGCAAGTATGGTTAGAAGCTTAGTCCCTACTCGTTTTACTCCTAGTGCTGTTAAATTCAACCTAAAGATGAAGTTTGAGATTGAAAAAATCAGTAACCGGTTAAAAGAAATAACTCTACAAAAAGACAGACTTGGGTTGAAAGATGGTGGTATGTCTGTAAAGATATGGAAAAGGCCATCCAGCACAAGTGTGCCATATGGACCTGTGATAGGCAGAGATGAAGATAGAAAGAAGATAATAGAACTCATTTTAAAAGATGAGCAAACTGATGATGCTAATTTCCAAGTTATCTCTATTGTTGGTATGGCTGGGGTTGGTAAGACAACACTTGCTAGGCTTGTGTACAATGATGAAGAAGTTAATCATTTCAATCCAAGAGCCTGGATATGTGTATCTGATGACTTTGATGTTATGATGGTAACAAAAGCTCTTCTTGAATCAGTCACTACCCAACCCTGCCATCTCAAAGAGTTGAATGAAGTTCAGGTGAAGCTGGCGAGTGAATTAGAGGGTAAAAAGTTCTTGCTTGTATTAGATGATCTTTGGAATGAGAATTATGGCCTGTGGGAAGCACTGCTACCTCCTTTCAGGGCTGGAGCAGCAGGGAGTCGAATAATCGTGACAACACGAAATGCAAGTGTGGGAAGGGTGATGGGAGCAGTTCAGTCTTATAATCTGGAGTTCATATCCGACAATGATTGCTGGGCAATATTTGTCCAGCATTCCTTGATGAATGAAAATGTTGGTAGACCTGGGAATTCAGGCCTAATTCGTGAGAGAATTCTTGAAAGGTGCAGGGGATTGCCTTTGGCAGCAAGGACTCTTGGTGGCCTTTTCCGTGGTAAAGAGTTAGATGAGTGGGAGGATATAATGAATAGCAAATTGTGGAGTTCATCAAACATGGGAAGTGACATATTTCCCATATTAAGATTGAGCTACCACCATCTCCCTCATCATCTAAAGAGGTGCTTTGCTTATTGTTCATTATTCCCAAGGGACTATGAATTTGAAGAGAAGCAACTGATCCTGCTTTGGATGGCAGAAGGTTTGATTTATCAAGCAGAAGGTGATAAGCCAATGGAAGATTTAGGTGGCGAGTACTTTCGTGATCTACTGTCAAGGTCATTTTTTCAGCAGGCAAGCAGTAATAAATCACGATTCGCGATGCACGACCTCATCAGTGATTTAGCTCAATGGGTTGCAGGAATAAGCTACTTCAGGTTGGAGACTAAGCTGGAGGGCAACGAGCGAAGCAAAGTTTCCAGTAAAGCTcgccatttttcttttcttggtagCAGATATGATGGAGCTAAGAAGTTTGAGGTAATTTCTGAATTCAAGCATTTGCGGACCTTCCTACCACTAATGGCACCATATGTTGGGTACTCCTATTTGTCTTATCACATTATTAATCAATTGCTGCCTAAATTACAAAGCCTACGGGTGCTTTCTTTGAGTGGATATCGCATAGTTTATCTACCAGACACAATTGGTGAACTCGAGCATTTGCGGTACCTTGACCTTTCTCGCACACAACTCAGAAGCTTGCCTGCATCAATAAGCACTctttacaatttacaaacaTTGCTATTAGAAAATTGCACTTCTCTAAAGTTCTTGCCTCCAGATTTTGGTAAACTGTTCAACCTGCgtcatttgaatatttttggATCAAATTTATTGGAAGGAATGCCTCTAAGTATAGGTAATTTGACTAGTCTCCAAACATTGTCCAACTTTGTTGTGGGCAAAGCAGATAGTTTCTGTGTAATAAGAGAGCTAGGGCCCTTGGTGCATCTTCGAGGGACACTGTGCATCTCAAAATTGGAGAATGTAACTAAAGCTCAGGAGGCAAGAGACAGTTATTTATATGGTAAGCAAGACATTAATGAGGTTGTGATGGAATGGAGTAGCAACCTTAATGAATCACAAGATGAAGAAACCCAGTTGGAAGTACTTAACATGCTACAGCCTAATGTGAAGTTGAAGGAGCTTACTGTGAAGTGCTATGGTGGAACCAAATTCCCAACTTGGATAGGAGATCCTTCATTTTCTAATTTAGTGCTCCTAAGGTTTGAAAATTGTGATAACTGCAATTCCTTGCCACCAGTTGGGCAACTACCCTTTCTCAAAGATCTTCTAATTAAAGGAATGGCTGGAGTGAAGAGTGTTGGCCGGGAGTTTTATGGGGAAAGTTGCTCGAGACCTTTTCAATCCTTGGAGACTTTACATTTTGAGAATATGCCAAGATGGGAAAAATGGATTCCTCTTGGAGTTAATGAAGCATTTGCTTGCTTGCGTAAACTTTCAATCATAAGATGCCATAATCTGGTGAGAAAATTGCCCAACCATCTTCCTTCATTAAAAAAGCTTGTGATTCATGGATGTTGGAATTTGGTAGTTTCAGTTTCAAACTTACCAATGCTGTGCGTATTAGCAATTGAGGGATGCAAAAGAGTGGAGTGTGAAAGTTCAGTTGGCTTTGGCTCACCATACTCCATggctttttcaaaaatttcagagTTTGGAAATGCAACAGCAGGGTTAATGCATGGAGTAAGTAAAGTAGAATATTTGAAGATTGTTGATTCTGAAAAGCTCACAACTTTGTGGGAGAAAATACCTGAAGGGTTGCACAGACTCAAATTCCTACGAGAGCTGTCTATTGAAGACTGCCCAACACTAGTTTCCTTTCCAGCATCTGGTTTTCCATCCATGCTGAaagtaattcaaataaaaaGCTGCAGTGGTCTGAAATCATTACTACCAGAGGGAACGTTGCACAGCAGAGAAAATGCATGTCTTGAGAAGTTGTGTGTTGTACGTTGTGATTCTATGAAGTCCATTACCAGAGGACAGCTACCAACAACTCTAAAAAGGCTGGAGATTTCTCATTGTATGAATTTGCAGTGTGTGCTAGACGAGGGAGagggtttttcttcttcttcagtgaTGCATGATGAGGATATCAACAACAGAAGCAAAACTCATCTTCAGTACTTAGACATCAAGTCATGTCCATCTCTCACAACCTTAACTTCAAGTGGCAAGTTACCTGCCACGCTTACACACCTCCTTCTGAGGGAATGCCCAAAGCTCATGTGTTTGTCATCAACAGGTAAATTGCCAGCAGCACTTCAACACCTTGAGATTCAATCACTCTCAAAGCTGCAGAAAATAGCAGAGAGGTTGCACCAGAACACATCCCTTGAATGCATTAGGATTTGGAATTGCCATGGCCTTAAATCCTTTCCGGAAGACCTACACAACCTCAGCAAACTTCGccagtttcaaattttttggtgtcaaattttttcttccttcccaGCAGCAGGGTTGCCTTCAAACCTGAGAGTTCTCGGGATCAAAAACTGTAAGAATCTCAAGGCCTTACCTAACGGTATGCGCAACCTCACTTCTCTTCAAAAATTGGATATATCTAACCGTCTAGACAGTCTGCCCTCTCCACAAGAGGGTTTAC CTACCAACCTAATAGAACTTAATATGAATGACCTGAAGTTATACAAACCAATGTTTGAGTGGGGGTTGCAACAACTCACTTCTCTTATAAAACTCTCCATTCATGGTGAATGTCTAGATGTTGATTCCTTTCCAGGTGAGAGGAAGAATGGGGTCATGATTCTGCTGCCAAACTCTCTCTCAATTCTATGcatttcatattttcaaaaccTGGAATGTCTGTCCCCCAGGGGGTTTCAAAACCTCACATCTTTAAACCAACTAAAGATCTATAATTGCCTAAAGCTCACATCCTTACCAAAGGAGGGCCTGCCTCCCTCACTTTCACAACTTGAAATCCGTAATTGTCCTCTGCTAAGTCAACATTGCAATAACGAGAAAGGACAAGAGTGGTCCAAGATAGCTCACATCCCTTGTGTTTTGATTGACAACAAATTTATCCATGAAACAGTGACAACAGATTCATTCACAACACAGCTCAACAGGTGA
- the LOC126723837 gene encoding putative disease resistance RPP13-like protein 1 isoform X4, protein MAELFLGAFLQVLFDRLAPRELISLVFRESVKKKLEKWRQTLLVIQMVLKDAEEKQLTDADVKRWLEAIRDLAYDLEDLFDDFAIEAMQRKLKAQPESSSPASMVRSLVPTRFTPSAVKFNLKMKFEIEKISNRLKEITLQKDRLGLKDGGMSVKIWKRPSSTSVPYGPVIGRDEDRKKIIELILKDEQTDDANFQVISIVGMAGVGKTTLARLVYNDEEVNHFNPRAWICVSDDFDVMMVTKALLESVTTQPCHLKELNEVQVKLASELEGKKFLLVLDDLWNENYGLWEALLPPFRAGAAGSRIIVTTRNASVGRVMGAVQSYNLEFISDNDCWAIFVQHSLMNENVGRPGNSGLIRERILERCRGLPLAARTLGGLFRGKELDEWEDIMNSKLWSSSNMGSDIFPILRLSYHHLPHHLKRCFAYCSLFPRDYEFEEKQLILLWMAEGLIYQAEGDKPMEDLGGEYFRDLLSRSFFQQASSNKSRFAMHDLISDLAQWVAGISYFRLETKLEGNERSKVSSKARHFSFLGSRYDGAKKFEVISEFKHLRTFLPLMAPYVGYSYLSYHIINQLLPKLQSLRVLSLSGYRIVYLPDTIGELEHLRYLDLSRTQLRSLPASISTLYNLQTLLLENCTSLKFLPPDFGKLFNLRHLNIFGSNLLEGMPLSIGNLTSLQTLSNFVVGKADSFCVIRELGPLVHLRGTLCISKLENVTKAQEARDSYLYGKQDINEVVMEWSSNLNESQDEETQLEVLNMLQPNVKLKELTVKCYGGTKFPTWIGDPSFSNLVLLRFENCDNCNSLPPVGQLPFLKDLLIKGMAGVKSVGREFYGESCSRPFQSLETLHFENMPRWEKWIPLGVNEAFACLRKLSIIRCHNLVRKLPNHLPSLKKLVIHGCWNLVVSVSNLPMLCVLAIEGCKRVECESSVGFGSPYSMAFSKISEFGNATAGLMHGVSKVEYLKIVDSEKLTTLWEKIPEGLHRLKFLRELSIEDCPTLVSFPASGFPSMLKVIQIKSCSGLKSLLPEGTLHSRENACLEKLCVVRCDSMKSITRGQLPTTLKRLEISHCMNLQCVLDEGEGFSSSSVMHDEDINNRSKTHLQYLDIKSCPSLTTLTSSGKLPATLTHLLLRECPKLMCLSSTGKLPAALQHLEIQSLSKLQKIAERLHQNTSLECIRIWNCHGLKSFPEDLHNLSKLRQFQIFWCQIFSSFPAAGLPSNLRVLGIKNCKNLKALPNGMRNLTSLQKLDISNRLDSLPSPQEGLPTNLIELNMNDLKLYKPMFEWGLQQLTSLIKLSIHGECLDVDSFPGERENGVMMLLPNSLSILCISYFQNLECLSPKGFQNLTSLNQLKIYNCLKLTSLPKEGLPPSLTQLEIRNCPLLSQHCNNEKGQEWSKIAHIPCVLIDNKFIHETVTTDSSTTQLNR, encoded by the coding sequence ATGGCAGAGTTGTTTCTTGGAGCATTTCTTCAAGTGCTGTTTGATAGGTTGGCACCCCGTGAGTTGATAAGCTTGGTGTTCAGGGAAAGTGTCAAGAAGAAGCTGGAGAAATGGAGGCAAACCCTGTTGGTAATTCAGATGGTTCTTAAAGATGCTGAGGAGAAGCAACTGACAGATGCGGATGTGAAGCGATGGCTGGAAGCTATCAGAGATTTGGCTTATGATCTTGAAGActtatttgatgattttgccATCGAAGCTATGCAGCGCAAGTTGAAGGCACAACCTGAGTCTAGTAGCCCAGCAAGTATGGTTAGAAGCTTAGTCCCTACTCGTTTTACTCCTAGTGCTGTTAAATTCAACCTAAAGATGAAGTTTGAGATTGAAAAAATCAGTAACCGGTTAAAAGAAATAACTCTACAAAAAGACAGACTTGGGTTGAAAGATGGTGGTATGTCTGTAAAGATATGGAAAAGGCCATCCAGCACAAGTGTGCCATATGGACCTGTGATAGGCAGAGATGAAGATAGAAAGAAGATAATAGAACTCATTTTAAAAGATGAGCAAACTGATGATGCTAATTTCCAAGTTATCTCTATTGTTGGTATGGCTGGGGTTGGTAAGACAACACTTGCTAGGCTTGTGTACAATGATGAAGAAGTTAATCATTTCAATCCAAGAGCCTGGATATGTGTATCTGATGACTTTGATGTTATGATGGTAACAAAAGCTCTTCTTGAATCAGTCACTACCCAACCCTGCCATCTCAAAGAGTTGAATGAAGTTCAGGTGAAGCTGGCGAGTGAATTAGAGGGTAAAAAGTTCTTGCTTGTATTAGATGATCTTTGGAATGAGAATTATGGCCTGTGGGAAGCACTGCTACCTCCTTTCAGGGCTGGAGCAGCAGGGAGTCGAATAATCGTGACAACACGAAATGCAAGTGTGGGAAGGGTGATGGGAGCAGTTCAGTCTTATAATCTGGAGTTCATATCCGACAATGATTGCTGGGCAATATTTGTCCAGCATTCCTTGATGAATGAAAATGTTGGTAGACCTGGGAATTCAGGCCTAATTCGTGAGAGAATTCTTGAAAGGTGCAGGGGATTGCCTTTGGCAGCAAGGACTCTTGGTGGCCTTTTCCGTGGTAAAGAGTTAGATGAGTGGGAGGATATAATGAATAGCAAATTGTGGAGTTCATCAAACATGGGAAGTGACATATTTCCCATATTAAGATTGAGCTACCACCATCTCCCTCATCATCTAAAGAGGTGCTTTGCTTATTGTTCATTATTCCCAAGGGACTATGAATTTGAAGAGAAGCAACTGATCCTGCTTTGGATGGCAGAAGGTTTGATTTATCAAGCAGAAGGTGATAAGCCAATGGAAGATTTAGGTGGCGAGTACTTTCGTGATCTACTGTCAAGGTCATTTTTTCAGCAGGCAAGCAGTAATAAATCACGATTCGCGATGCACGACCTCATCAGTGATTTAGCTCAATGGGTTGCAGGAATAAGCTACTTCAGGTTGGAGACTAAGCTGGAGGGCAACGAGCGAAGCAAAGTTTCCAGTAAAGCTcgccatttttcttttcttggtagCAGATATGATGGAGCTAAGAAGTTTGAGGTAATTTCTGAATTCAAGCATTTGCGGACCTTCCTACCACTAATGGCACCATATGTTGGGTACTCCTATTTGTCTTATCACATTATTAATCAATTGCTGCCTAAATTACAAAGCCTACGGGTGCTTTCTTTGAGTGGATATCGCATAGTTTATCTACCAGACACAATTGGTGAACTCGAGCATTTGCGGTACCTTGACCTTTCTCGCACACAACTCAGAAGCTTGCCTGCATCAATAAGCACTctttacaatttacaaacaTTGCTATTAGAAAATTGCACTTCTCTAAAGTTCTTGCCTCCAGATTTTGGTAAACTGTTCAACCTGCgtcatttgaatatttttggATCAAATTTATTGGAAGGAATGCCTCTAAGTATAGGTAATTTGACTAGTCTCCAAACATTGTCCAACTTTGTTGTGGGCAAAGCAGATAGTTTCTGTGTAATAAGAGAGCTAGGGCCCTTGGTGCATCTTCGAGGGACACTGTGCATCTCAAAATTGGAGAATGTAACTAAAGCTCAGGAGGCAAGAGACAGTTATTTATATGGTAAGCAAGACATTAATGAGGTTGTGATGGAATGGAGTAGCAACCTTAATGAATCACAAGATGAAGAAACCCAGTTGGAAGTACTTAACATGCTACAGCCTAATGTGAAGTTGAAGGAGCTTACTGTGAAGTGCTATGGTGGAACCAAATTCCCAACTTGGATAGGAGATCCTTCATTTTCTAATTTAGTGCTCCTAAGGTTTGAAAATTGTGATAACTGCAATTCCTTGCCACCAGTTGGGCAACTACCCTTTCTCAAAGATCTTCTAATTAAAGGAATGGCTGGAGTGAAGAGTGTTGGCCGGGAGTTTTATGGGGAAAGTTGCTCGAGACCTTTTCAATCCTTGGAGACTTTACATTTTGAGAATATGCCAAGATGGGAAAAATGGATTCCTCTTGGAGTTAATGAAGCATTTGCTTGCTTGCGTAAACTTTCAATCATAAGATGCCATAATCTGGTGAGAAAATTGCCCAACCATCTTCCTTCATTAAAAAAGCTTGTGATTCATGGATGTTGGAATTTGGTAGTTTCAGTTTCAAACTTACCAATGCTGTGCGTATTAGCAATTGAGGGATGCAAAAGAGTGGAGTGTGAAAGTTCAGTTGGCTTTGGCTCACCATACTCCATggctttttcaaaaatttcagagTTTGGAAATGCAACAGCAGGGTTAATGCATGGAGTAAGTAAAGTAGAATATTTGAAGATTGTTGATTCTGAAAAGCTCACAACTTTGTGGGAGAAAATACCTGAAGGGTTGCACAGACTCAAATTCCTACGAGAGCTGTCTATTGAAGACTGCCCAACACTAGTTTCCTTTCCAGCATCTGGTTTTCCATCCATGCTGAaagtaattcaaataaaaaGCTGCAGTGGTCTGAAATCATTACTACCAGAGGGAACGTTGCACAGCAGAGAAAATGCATGTCTTGAGAAGTTGTGTGTTGTACGTTGTGATTCTATGAAGTCCATTACCAGAGGACAGCTACCAACAACTCTAAAAAGGCTGGAGATTTCTCATTGTATGAATTTGCAGTGTGTGCTAGACGAGGGAGagggtttttcttcttcttcagtgaTGCATGATGAGGATATCAACAACAGAAGCAAAACTCATCTTCAGTACTTAGACATCAAGTCATGTCCATCTCTCACAACCTTAACTTCAAGTGGCAAGTTACCTGCCACGCTTACACACCTCCTTCTGAGGGAATGCCCAAAGCTCATGTGTTTGTCATCAACAGGTAAATTGCCAGCAGCACTTCAACACCTTGAGATTCAATCACTCTCAAAGCTGCAGAAAATAGCAGAGAGGTTGCACCAGAACACATCCCTTGAATGCATTAGGATTTGGAATTGCCATGGCCTTAAATCCTTTCCGGAAGACCTACACAACCTCAGCAAACTTCGccagtttcaaattttttggtgtcaaattttttcttccttcccaGCAGCAGGGTTGCCTTCAAACCTGAGAGTTCTCGGGATCAAAAACTGTAAGAATCTCAAGGCCTTACCTAACGGTATGCGCAACCTCACTTCTCTTCAAAAATTGGATATATCTAACCGTCTAGACAGTCTGCCCTCTCCACAAGAGGGTTTACCTACCAACCTCATAGAACTTAATATGAATGACCTGAAGTTATACAAACCAATGTTTGAGTGGGGGTTGCAACAACTCACTTCTCTTATAAAACTCTCCATCCATGGTGAATGTCTAGATGTTGATTCCTTTCCAGGTGAGAGGGAGAATGGGGTCATGATGCTGCTGCCAAACTCTCTCTCAATTCTATGcatttcatattttcaaaaccTGGAATGTCTGTCCCCCAAGGGGTTTCAAAACCTCACATCTTTAAACCAACTAAAGATCTATAATTGCCTAAAGCTCACATCCTTACCAAAGGAGGGCCTGCCTCCCTCACTTACACAACTTGAAATCCGTAATTGTCCTCTGTTAAGTCAACATTGCAACAACGAGAAAGGACAAGAGTGGTCCAAGATAGCTCACATCCCTTGTGTTTTGATTGACAACAAATTCATCCATGAAACAGTGACAACAGATTCATCCACAACACAGCTCAACAGGTGA